The Apus apus isolate bApuApu2 chromosome 1, bApuApu2.pri.cur, whole genome shotgun sequence nucleotide sequence ccaacacacaaaaacaaaacccaccaccaccaaaacaagACAGTATGACAAATCTGTGGCTCACCTGTCTGAAATAGTGTGTAGCATTCTGTCCCCGCCATCTGAAAGATACAACAGAGAAAAAGCCCCTATACAGGCAAGGCTGATGATTGAAAGTAAGATGACTGTTTAAGCTACAGTCTCTGTTCTAGATTAACGTGTGTGTGTTGTATGCTGTAGAGGTCTACTGAATTATGAGCTGGACCTGCTAGGAAGCAGAtccaaggagaaggatcttggagtcctgctAGATAGAAAATTATCCATGacccagcaatgtgcccttgttgcCGAGGTCAGTGGAATCCTGGGGTTCATAAGGAAgtgtgtggccagtaggtcaagagaggtcattctctccctctactctgcccttgtgaggccacagctggaatcctgtgtccagttctgggttccccagttcaagagacaGGCCAGTGGAGgccaacaaagatgattggggaATTGGAGCATCTCgtacaaggaaaggctgagagctgtgactttttagcctggagaagaaaaggctgaggggagaccttattaatgcctgtaagtatctaaagggtgcaaggaggatggagccagactcttttcagtagctcgcagtgacaggatgaggggcaaccAAACATTGGAAGttgcatttaaatatgaggaaaaatttatttacagtgagcgtgacagggcactggaacaggctgcccaggggggttgtggagtccccttctctggagatattcaagacctgcccAAATCcagtcctgtgtgatgtgctctggacaatcctgcttcagcaggggagttggactagatgatctctagaggtcccttccaactctgataattccatgattccatgaaagACTGGATGTAGGCATGCTGTAAGAACTAGGAGTAAACATGTGAAGCTAGAAAgaagcttaagaaaaaaaagtggtgaGTCTTAATGTGGTGCTTTATAGCTCAACAGAGCTAACAGGAGTCCAAAGAAAACCCACTAAGAGACAGATGTGCAGGACTAACCCTACAGAGGACAAGGTCATTGCAGAATAAAAAACCTTTTATTAGatttttacaaaataactttaaaaaaaaaaaatcacctcgTATCAGATATATGCAATATATTAACTTTCACATTTCTAGCCACCACCTCACAGATTCATCATTTGTCCATTACTTCCTTCAAAGAGAAAGAACACCTGCATTTCTATGCCAAAAATCAGATGAAGGTTCACCCATGCCTTTTATTTCTCCACTGACTTCAATCCTAAAAAGCAGATGGTGTGACAACAGTAGATTCACAGTGGTTACAGTTTCCTGCTACACTTTCTCTAGCAGCAAAGTCTCCTTGTAAAGTTTGTCGTTCCCCCAAGTTATCCTGGTTTCACTCTTGGGAGGgactttgcttttcttgaagccaagattattttgttgtttctgttcaATGAACAGCCACACTTAATCAGCACAACAGAGGGGCAAATCATCTTCAATAGAAAAAGGGCTGAGGAATTTCACACCATCTGGGAAGTCATAATTGGGAACCCCATTCTCAGACTTCAGCATCTATTTAAGGTATCAACAGTTCTGATTAGCCCAATGCATTCCACTTAAAGCTAGAATCCTGCTGATGCAGTTCTGAGACCATAGAAAATCCTTCACAGAACACTTTTATTATAGTGCTTAGACAAGTAATGATCAGGTATCATCCAAAGTTCTTCTCAAAACTAAAATTTAGATTTAGGCTATCAATGTGATCAATTGCATCTTAGTAAACAATACAATTATGCACAGTTATCTTTCATTAcgaaatactgtaaaatatatacaaatgttttttcagGCAAATGTCCTTTTTGCAAGTGTGCAAGTTGCATTTCTGAACAAGTGCATTTCTGAGCTTCAGCACTGAGTCCTATCAAGTGCACATGGAGGTCTTATCATAGTGTTTTGTGGAAGCATCTTAATTACAAGTTTACTCATCTTTCAAAGActcattttgaaaaaacaaaaaaaaacaacaaaaagccacaaAGGTACAAGATTTATATACACAAAGGCACAGCAATTCTCTTGAAACCAGCTATATTACAGTACAATACAGTTCAATCAGTGCCTTTCATGCAACAAAGTTCACTAACAAATTTAAATCCTCTTCCAGTAAAATTAACTGCACAAGGACTGTATCCTTCCCTTCTGTTAAAAAGAATAACCAGCTATTATTTAATCAACTCAAAGTTACTACAGAAAGccattaaatgctttttctttctgcctaaATTTGCTACACTTTCAAGTCTACtcctcagaaaaagaaaatagtttccAACTAAAAGCAAAGGGAAGCTTCATTTGTGCTAAGATGACAGACTAAGAATTCTCCTATAGCAATAgttttataaaaattatatatattgtATAGCTGTTCTCCTAGGAGGCATCACTACCAGCTACAGAACAGCCAATTCTAAAGATAGATGAGGAACTGAGATAGAAGAAAACTTTGAATTCAGGACAGATTCACATCAggtgtaaaataatttatggtTAGAAATACATCCCTTGCTGGCCAAGTGCTCAAAAAGACTCCAGGCAATAGACATACCACGTGTATTCTTCCTGTAAATTGATTCAAAGTattctccccttcttcccccagtACCAACTTCAAGCTGTCATTTCTGAAGCTTCAGTTTTCCTAGACATCAGTTGCATTGAAAGAGCATTTGCACTTTTTACATCTGTCTGCAGCTGAATAATTAGAAAGCAGACTGTATATTGCCATCAGGCTAATCAACTCCCAAAGCTTTGAGCTGTCGTTCAATCTCTTCATCTGATATGGTAGCAGCTTTTGATGTTGATGCAGATGGTAAGCCTCTGCCAGCTGATGGGGCTTTGGCCATCTAGAAGAAGATAAAAGTTTTCTTAAATCAAAACAATATGTGTTATGACAAGCTGACTTTAAGACTATAAATTAAAAGCTGCTAGAAGAAACTATTTTTAGAAAAGGGAATTAGGGGGGAGAAGCAGATGAACTGGGTAAAAATAGCCATACCTTCCCAGAGATTTCAATTCCTATCTCATCAAGCACTTGGTTAACAATATCTtggctttcttcctcttcatcagAAGCATCAAAAATATCATCCAGAGTATCATTAACttagaagaaagagaaaaaaaaaatcctcattgcattaaagaaaaaggTTACTAAAATAACTTAGTACCATCCTTCTACCCTCCAAGAATGTGGTAGTAATACCGCTGTATGAGCtaacagcagaaagcagctgtatATTGGAGAGGCTTTCTTACCTCTGTCTTGCAAAGCCTGTAAGCATGGACAGAATAATAACAGGGTAAGGAATGGCTGCTTTTATCAAATATTTACCTTCACCATAACAGTTCAGTTGTTCCACCTTCTGCTCCACTAGCTTTTAACTTTACTTTAAAACATCCTCTCCAATTCCATgaaaatccttttcctcctccaagTAAGTTGTGAAATTGTTAACTACTCAGCTAATTTCTGAATTGCAACAATACAGTTCTGTGCAGTTGAGGTGTTCACATCTTGCTCAACACGGTTTCGAGATCACAATACTTATTATGGCCAACACAGGGGAAGGGATTATGATATGAAGGAGGCTGTGCTAGCAACACCAGCAAGTTTGGTATTATTTAGCTGACAGTGGACAGATGCAATTGAGACCAAGAAACCTGCCACTCCCCTAGAAGTTTgtggcttaaaataaaaaagggagaCAAAACCATCACCATGTACATTAAGCTGATATTATCAATATTACCTAAATTAAGAGTCCAGtcccagaagaaaaagcacatgCAGAACTATCAGCTACAGAAAGGGCTATTTTTCAAGTTCTCTACTACTTATGTCAACAAGGTTTTGGAGTGGTTTCAAACCGGTTTCCCTTCAAGCATGTTCTTTCTAGGAGTATGATGGGTGTTTTGCATGAAGATGGGGAGGAATTCTAGATTTACTATCTAGAGCTACTAAAAAGCCTAAGGCTCTGCCttgcattgttttgtttgctcttcAACTTTGCTGTCAATTTCATTGTGGGCTGCAGCTCACTGTTCCTTGCAGTACAGAACTTACTCATTTCTTCAGTCATTTCCATcttcatgttttccttctggaaattCTGCATGGTTTGTAGTGTCTTTTGTGGATCCATTTTCTTATTAACTGCTTGCATTGTCTATTAAtattgagggggaaaaaaacccaaccttaGTCACTCAATGAGGCATTAGTAAACACCAATATATACATTAAGAAAGAATAAGTCTTTTCTTATAGAAAAACCTTCAGTCCAAATTTCACTTCCCTTGTCTCTTTACCTCTGCTGAGAACTGTAGATACACAACAGATGAATAGTACAGTCTGCACCtagtaaaaaatattactatCTACTACTATAAAAGATAGGGTTTTTAATGCATATGTCTATCTTGCACCACAAActtctcctgaagaaaaatcttgtcgggaaaaaaatctattaggAAAAACTGTCTAATCTAGATGAAAGAATGGGACAGGAAGTCCTAACATGCAGGCTATACACTTTAAAGAGGTAAAAGGCTGCAGGTTTTTTATTCAATAAGGAACATTTACTTGAACCACCACTAGAGGccaagaattaaataaaaattgtttctttatgTTATAATTTAAtgggaaaattacttttctccaAAAAGCAAATATCAAAGTGTTCAGGAAGTACAATATTAGCTTAGGGTGAACCTTTGTAACAAGTAGAGATCTTTCTGTGACAGGGTAATaaacttctgctgttttctaCAAGTATGCATCACTGCCTTTGCAGGTAGCAGTATTTAATACCTTCTTCTTTCCTAAGAATCAAGTTACTTTATCTCTCATGGGACATCAGAACCTAAATACAGACATGAGCAATTCAAACATAAATCTAACCATATCTGGGAAGATTAAAAGGTTGGTTAATTAAAAGGGATGCTATCAAGCATCTGTCTTGTTGAGACAACTGATCCCATGCAGTTTTACTTACGGTTGTATAGGATTAAGAATAGTATATAAACTTCAAAATTAAtgactgctttccttttttaagcTTCCCATGTTGATAAAGCAAAATACTAACTTTAAAGGTGATCAGAAGAATTTAACACCTTTTTCTTGAATAATATTACACAAATCAGTCCAgaaatagcgtggccagcagaaCTGGGGAAGTGATCATTCcccctcagcactggtgaggccccacTTTGAGTAGTGTtgttttgggcccctcaccaCATAAATGACACCAAGGTCCTGGAGTGTGTCTGGAGAAGGGTaacaaaactggtgaagggtctgaagcacagaagaaggagctgctgaaacAACTGGGATAGTTTAACCTGAAGAAAATGAGACTCAGGGAAGACCATATCAGTCTCTACCACCTGAAAGAAGGCTGTAGCAAgatgggggttggtctcttctcccaagtaacaggcaataggacaagaggaaatcacctcaagttgtgccaggggaggtttagattggatattagggaaaatttcttcaccaaaatgTTGTCAGGTGATGGTACAGGCTGACCAGGgaagtggctgagtcaccatccctgaaggtatttaaaagacaggtgaatgtggtgcttagggacatgattaGTTGTGGAatgggcagtgctgggttaacagttggactcaattatcttaaagatcttttccaacctatacaattctatgattctacagaAGTACCTGCTGTGTTTCAAAAAACACTACTTTTCtggatgctgctttttttttttttttaattattttgatttccACTGACTTGACCTTCATAATTAGTCTACCgacactttttttgttttgagaaatTTAATCCAAGGCATCTCATAGATAAAAACAAGTCAACCATGTTAAAACAAGAGCAATGTGTTCACATACAACACTGTTGTAGGAATACTGAGTAAGCTGTTAAGTTGATCAGCTGTACAGTCAGACAACCCATCCCTTTGTGGGTTAGTCATGGAGGACTGGAAGGTTGCTACACAGCCACAACTTTGTATCAACAAACAGCAGGTACCTACCAACATACTTTCTGAAAGACACACGACAGCACAGCCTTAGCAGTAATTACTTTCTGCACTAAGTTGCACTGCATTACTTTATTTAACCGGCATGTATCTGGATTTAACTTACAGCACAACTTGTCTACAATAATGTTTGCTAATTCTGTTTCCTACACCCAAGGCTGAACAATCCTGCCTGCAAAAAGCAAACTCCTTATTTACCAGTTCAGGGAAAAAATGGAGTTCAGAACTAACTcagctgatctttaaggttcctctGAACCCAGACAATTCTACAATTCTCTTATTTTTCAGGCTCTCTTATGAGATGAGATTTGTGAGAAAACTCCACACAATACTGTTTCCTTAAAGAATGGAGAGTGAGAATGACAGGGAATTCCAGATTATATTTCCTCAGGAA carries:
- the CHMP2B gene encoding charged multivesicular body protein 2b; translation: MASLFKKKTVDDIIKEQNRELRGTQRAITRDRAALEKQEKQLELEIKKMAKTGNKDACKVLAKQLVQLRKQKNRTYAVSSKVTSMSTQTKVMNSQMKMAGAMSTTAKTMQAVNKKMDPQKTLQTMQNFQKENMKMEMTEEMINDTLDDIFDASDEEEESQDIVNQVLDEIGIEISGKMAKAPSAGRGLPSASTSKAATISDEEIERQLKALGVD